In one window of Mobula hypostoma chromosome 1, sMobHyp1.1, whole genome shotgun sequence DNA:
- the lsm5 gene encoding U6 snRNA-associated Sm-like protein LSm5 yields MALNSTNPSQLLPLELVDKCIGSRIHIVMKNDKEIVGTLLGFDDFVNMVLEDVTEFEITPEGRRITKLDQILLNGNNITMLIPGGEGPEV; encoded by the exons ATGGCGCTGAACTCGACTAATCCTTCGCAGCTGTTACCGCTGG AGCTGGTGGACAAATGCATTGGTTCACGCATTCATATTGTCATGAAAAATGATAAAGAAATTGTAGGAACGCTACTAGGTTTTGATGATTTTGTCA ATATGGTACTTGAAGATGTCACAGAATT TGAGATCACGCCAGAAGGAAGAAGAATCACAAAACTGGatcaaatcttattgaatgggaaTAACATAACTATG CTTATACCTGGTGGTGAAGGCCCTGAAGTATGA